One segment of Rickettsiales bacterium Ac37b DNA contains the following:
- a CDS encoding Divergent polysaccharide deacetylase yields MNHNNKIYFIIALLIAFFFVTFFIYNLILNTEYAKNEGLRVTFQLDSVVKKLSIKLDNKSKTLLTPNKQAVNISLPYLHIIIADAGLNAENTKKLLSLPKTTSIGLSPYGYNLPTLSKSFSNAGYNLLMYLPLEPINYPNDDAGNYALLRSMNAQEILQKLEFLVSRVENILGFYTMPKEQFTSSEEKVLSLLAFIKSKELLFVSNKGNINIQKVKESLDLTSVSVDLILDEDLSPEGINKQLYILEEILKSQGKAVIIGRAYPLTLEMLYKWIATLHNKNIILVDINEFITKTNNGNYAGFE; encoded by the coding sequence ATGAATCATAATAATAAAATTTATTTTATTATAGCGTTACTAATAGCGTTTTTTTTTGTAACATTTTTTATATATAACTTAATATTAAACACGGAATATGCTAAAAATGAAGGATTGCGTGTAACGTTTCAGTTAGACTCTGTAGTAAAAAAATTATCTATAAAATTAGACAATAAATCCAAAACTTTGCTTACCCCAAATAAGCAAGCAGTAAATATATCTCTACCTTATTTACACATTATCATTGCTGATGCTGGTCTTAATGCTGAGAATACTAAAAAACTTTTATCTTTACCTAAAACTACGAGTATAGGTTTATCTCCTTATGGTTATAATTTACCTACATTATCGAAAAGTTTTTCAAATGCAGGTTATAACTTATTAATGTATTTACCGCTGGAACCTATAAATTATCCAAATGATGATGCGGGTAATTATGCTTTGCTTAGATCTATGAATGCTCAAGAGATTTTACAAAAATTAGAGTTTTTAGTATCAAGAGTAGAAAATATCCTGGGTTTTTATACTATGCCAAAAGAGCAGTTTACTTCTTCTGAAGAGAAGGTCCTGTCTTTATTAGCATTTATAAAATCTAAAGAATTATTATTCGTATCTAATAAGGGTAATATAAACATCCAAAAGGTAAAGGAATCTTTAGATCTAACTTCTGTATCGGTAGACTTAATTCTCGATGAAGATCTTTCTCCTGAAGGTATTAATAAACAATTATATATATTAGAGGAAATACTTAAAAGTCAAGGGAAAGCAGTAATAATTGGAAGAGCATATCCGTTAACTTTGGAAATGCTTTATAAATGGATTGCTACATTACACAATAAAAATATAATACTTGTAGATATTAA
- the ctpB gene encoding Carboxy-terminal processing protease CtpA precursor has product MKKMRLSLLVLCIVCFAGLGSTLAQKSSTNNVEAIKLLSLYGDVLEKVKKDYVVEISDKDLIEASINGMLSSLDPHSGYLDEKSFEEMKVQTKGEFGGLGMEVTVENGFVKVISPIDDTPAFQIGIKNGDYIISIDDESVTGMTLTEAVKKMRGKAGSKVKLTILREGNSEPLEFNITRKIIKVTPVKTRIEANNIGYVRINSFSEQTAEAVKNILNKMKSDMSGKLQGIVLDLRNNPGGLLNQAIEVTELFLARGEIVSTRGRSKDSVIRYNASNREIITGIPIVVLINGGSASAAEIVAGALQDHKRAIIMGTKSFGKGSVQSIINIPEYGAIKLTTARYYTPSGRSIQAEGIVPDISVEPAKIEFIEKNDTVRLYSEAKLRGHLRNENDSNKQLQSIAVETSETKKSLYEQDYQLARAIDLLKGMNIFNQAIH; this is encoded by the coding sequence ATGAAAAAAATGCGATTAAGTTTATTGGTGCTATGTATAGTGTGTTTTGCAGGGTTAGGTTCAACGTTAGCGCAAAAATCTTCTACAAATAACGTGGAAGCTATAAAATTATTAAGCTTGTATGGCGATGTACTTGAAAAAGTAAAAAAAGACTATGTAGTTGAAATCTCAGATAAAGATTTAATAGAAGCGTCTATTAATGGTATGTTATCTTCTTTAGATCCCCATTCTGGATATTTGGATGAGAAAAGCTTTGAAGAAATGAAAGTCCAAACTAAGGGGGAGTTTGGGGGTTTAGGCATGGAGGTAACAGTTGAAAATGGTTTTGTAAAAGTCATATCTCCTATAGATGATACTCCTGCCTTTCAAATAGGTATTAAAAATGGAGACTATATAATTAGTATTGATGACGAATCTGTAACTGGCATGACCTTGACTGAAGCGGTAAAAAAAATGCGAGGAAAAGCAGGTTCTAAAGTAAAATTGACTATTTTAAGAGAAGGGAATAGCGAACCTTTAGAATTTAATATAACAAGAAAAATTATAAAAGTTACGCCTGTTAAAACGAGGATAGAAGCTAATAATATAGGATATGTAAGAATAAATTCTTTTTCTGAGCAAACTGCTGAAGCTGTGAAAAATATATTAAATAAAATGAAGTCTGATATGAGTGGTAAATTACAAGGTATAGTTTTAGACTTACGTAATAATCCAGGCGGATTACTGAACCAAGCCATAGAAGTAACAGAGCTTTTTTTGGCCAGAGGAGAAATAGTTTCAACTAGAGGACGTAGTAAAGATAGTGTTATAAGGTATAATGCAAGTAATCGTGAAATTATTACAGGTATTCCTATAGTGGTGCTTATTAATGGTGGTTCAGCATCAGCCGCAGAAATTGTAGCAGGTGCATTACAAGATCATAAACGTGCAATAATTATGGGTACTAAATCTTTTGGTAAAGGATCTGTACAAAGTATTATTAATATACCGGAGTATGGAGCTATAAAGCTTACGACAGCACGATATTATACCCCTTCTGGTCGTTCTATTCAGGCAGAAGGTATAGTGCCTGATATATCAGTAGAGCCAGCAAAAATTGAGTTTATTGAAAAAAATGATACAGTCAGGTTATATTCAGAAGCTAAATTGCGGGGTCATTTACGTAATGAAAATGATAGTAATAAGCAGCTACAATCTATCGCTGTAGAAACCTCTGAAACTAAGAAGTCTTTATATGAACAAGATTATCAGCTAGCGCGTGCTATAGATTTATTGAAAGGTATGAATATTTTTAATCAGGCAATACATTAA